One window of the Camelina sativa cultivar DH55 chromosome 1, Cs, whole genome shotgun sequence genome contains the following:
- the LOC104707111 gene encoding receptor-like kinase LIP2, whose protein sequence is MNRSAMDDKEAEDFEAEIAVLLKAKHKNLVALLGYCVNKKERFLIYEYMPQGHLGQHLFEWRELGYSPLTWKQRVNIALDVAHGLNYFHSLAQQCFIHRDLKPDNILIGDDMRAKIADFGFVKNVADGKYSVQTRVAGTFGYLAPEYTLDGRIRPKVDVYSFGVILMELLTGTKVLDYTLPVERTQLVIWFRKIIPNREKIREARDKTLEVDDETMESIYIVAELAGHCTAREPQHRPDMGHVVNVLSSLADKWTPTPLSQEEEKSFQFDGIRSVSQLVKRLEDNESYSVPLSDEQEPGKDHAVNVPDPLVEKCKLSCEEEEEEEEEEEEEDPHEDLWNQLVAEDSEEYPDSLSGADALPNADSLPGANTLSEDADTYTKAYTNLFEGIRQHVVSEGYLEVLEMDAYTLEALWIQAVLQEFSDTDIFSDAGTNTSSDKHRRNLDLVVKMTGPLLEKNKSLRQEKEKGFKMDVNMHVPQALQRPSCKEDEESFGIDKNIVLNQVWRWRRGQSCLLPGTDALSDRESLQDTLLDAVNVLGKLAEKCDPSWEEKDENLSIDVNMGAPEAQRGLLVSDTDTLSDKYRDTFSDSLSDTP, encoded by the exons ATGAACAGGTCAGCAATGGATGATAAAGAAGCAGAAGATTTTGAGGCAGAGATAGCAGTACTCTTAAAGGCCAAGCACAAAAACTTGGTGGCTCTATTGGGTTACTGTGTGAACAAAAAAGAGAGGTTTCTCATTTACGAGTATATGCCACAGGGACATCTTGGACAACATTTGTTTGAGTGGCGTGAACTCGGATACTCTCCTCTGACATGGAAACAGAGAGTGAATATCGCTCTAGACGTGGCACATGGTTTGAATTATTTCCATAGCTTGGCTCAGCAATGCTTTATCCACAGGGATTTAAAGCCCGATAACATCCTCATAGGAGATGACATGAGAGCCAAAATTGCTGATTTTGGATTCGTTAAGAATGTTGCCGATGGGAAATACTCTGTTCAAACAAGAGTAGCAGGGACGTTTGGTTATCTAGCACCTGAATACACCC TTGATGGGAGAATAAGGCCAAAAGTGGATGTGTATTCGTTTGGAGTAATTCTTATGGAATTGCTAACAGGAACAAAAGTATTAGATTATACATTACCAGTAGAGAGGACTCAGTTAGTCATATGGTTTAGAAAAATCATACCCAACAGAGAAAAGATCAGAGAGGCACGCGACAAAACCTTAGAGGTAGACGATGAAACAATGGAGAGCATTTACATAGTTGCTGAGCTTGCAGGACACTGCACGGCCCGCGAACCTCAACATAGACCAGACATGGGGCACGTCGTAAACGTGCTAAGCTCACTTGCAGATAAATGGACACCGACCCCGTTgtcccaagaagaagaaaagagtttcCAGTTCGATGGGATCAGGAGTGTATCTCAACTTGTAAAGAGATTGGAAGACAATGAATCATACTCAGTTCCACTCTCAGACGAACAGGAACCGGGGAAGGATCACGCGGTTAACGTGCCGGATCCACTTGTAGAAAAGTGTAAACTGTcatgcgaagaagaagaagaagaagaagaagaagaagaagaagaagacccgcATGAAGATTTATGGAATCAACTAGTCGCAGAAGACTCAGAAGAATACCCAGACTCACTCTCAGGCGCAGACGCACTTCCCAACGCAGACTCACTCCCAGGGGCAAACACACTTTCCGAAGACGCAGACACATACACAAAAGCATACACAAACTTATTTGAAGGTATACGGCAACACGTAGTCTCAGAAGGATACCTAGAGGTCCTCGAGATGGATGCATACACACTTGAAGCTCTATGGATACAAGCTGTCTTACAAGAGTTCTCAGACACAGACATATTTTCCGACGCAGGCACAAACACATCCTCAGACAAACATCGACGAAACCTCGACCTTGTTGTTAAAATGACGGGCCCACTTTTAGAGAAGAATAAATCGTTGcgccaagaaaaagaaaagggtttCAAGATGGATGTGAACATGCATGTACCTCAAGCTCTTCAGAGACCATCGTGCAAAGAGGATGAAGAGAGTTTTGGGATCGATAAGAACATCGTTTTGAATCAGGTATGGAGATGGAGACGGGGACAGAGTTGTCTACTACCAGGAACAGACGCACTCTCAGACAGGGAATCACTTCAAGATACACTCTTAGACGCGGTTAACGTGCTGGGAAAACTAGCAGAAAAGTGTGACCCGTCgtgggaagaaaaagacgagAATCTCAGCATCGATGTGAACATGGGTGCACCTGAAGCTCAACGAGGACTTCTTGTCTCAGACACGGATACACTCTCAGACAAATACAGAGACACATTCTCGGACTCACTCTCAGACACACCCTGA
- the LOC104788697 gene encoding DNA-directed RNA polymerases IV and V subunit 2, translating to MDIDDEIEAAGEINLSELGESFLQSFCKKAATSFFENYGLISHQLNSYDFFIKHGLQNVFDSFGEMLVEPSFDITKKKADDWRYAIVRFGLVTVEMPTFFSDDKELQFLPWHARLQNMTYSARIKVNVQVELFTKSVVKSDKFKTGQDEYVEKKILDVKKQDILIGRIPVMVKSVLCNTSVKGKENCNKGDCAFDQGGYFVIKGAEKVFIAQEQMCTKRLWISNSPWTVSFRSETKRNRFIVRLAENLKSEDYKRREKVLTVYFLSTEIPVWLMFFALGVSSDKEAMDLIAFDGDDANITNSLIASIHEADAICEAFRCGNNALAYVEQQIKSTKFPPLESVDDCLRLYLFPGLQGLKKKARFLGYMVKCLLSAYAGKRNCENRDSFRNKRIELAGELLEREIRVHLAHARRTMTKNMQKHLAGDGDLKPIEHYLDASIITNGLTRAFSTGAWSHPFRKMERVSGVVANLGRANPLQTLIDLRRTRQQVLYTGKVGDARYPHPSHWGRVCFLSTPDGENCGLVKNMSLLGLVSTQTLEPVVEKLFDCGMEELMDDTSTPLCGKHKVLFNGDWIGLCSDSEYFVAELKSRRRRSELPREMEIKRDKDDNEVRIFTDAGRLLRPLLVVENLHKLKQDKPRQYSFEHLLDQGILELIGIEEEEDCNTAWGIKQLLKEPNNYTHCELDLSFLLGVSCAIVPFANHDHGRRVLYQSQKHCQQAIGFSSTNPNTRCDTLSQQLFYPQKPLFKTLASECLKKEVLFNGQNAIVAVNVHLGYNQEDSIVMNKASLERGMFRSEQIRSYKSEVDSKDSEKRKKMDELVQFGKTHSKIGKVDSLDDDGFPIIGANMSTGDIVIGRCTESGADHSIKLKHTERGIVQKVVLSSNDEGKNFAAVSLRQVRSPCLGDKFSSMHGQKGVLGYVEEQENFPFTIQGIVPDIVINPHAFPSRQTPGQLLEAALSKGIACPIQKKEGSSAAYTKLIRHATPFSTPSVSEITEQLHRAGFSRWGNERVYNGRTGEMMRSLIFMGPTFYQRLVHMSEDKVKFRNTGPVHPLTRQPVAXDRKRFGGIKFGEMERDCLIAHGASANLHERLFTLSDSSQMHICRKCKTYANVIERTPSSGRKIRGPYCRVCESSDHVVRVYVPYGAKLLCQELFSMGITLNFDTKLC from the exons ATGGACATTGATGATGAGATCGAGGCTGCTGGGGAGATCAATCTTTCTGAGCTAGGAGAAAGTTTTCTCCAGAGTTTTTGCAAAAAAGCTGCAACATCCTTCTTTGAAAACTATGGACTTATAAGTCATCAGCTCAACTCCTACGACTTCTTCATCAAACACGGGCTTCAGAATGTGTTTGATTCCTTTGGTGAGATGCTCGTTGAACCGTCTTTTGATATTACAAAGAAGAAGGCCGATGATTGGAGATACGCTATTGTTCGATTCGGACTAGTCACTGTCGAGATGCCCACATTCTTTTCTGATGACAAGGAGCTTCAGTTTCTCCCATGGCATGCCAGGCTTCAGAACATGACTTACTCAGCAAGGATCAAAGTAAATGTCCAAGTTGAG CTgttcacaaaaagtgttgttaaaAGTGACAAATTCAAGACCGGACAAGACGAGTATGTCGAGAAGAAGATACTAGATGTTAAAAAGCAGGACATTCTAATTGGTAGAATACCTGTCATGGTGAAGTCTGTCCTTTGCAATACAAGCGTGAAAGGAAAGGAAAACTGCAATAAGGGGGATTGTGCCTTTGATCAGGGTGGATATTTTGTGATAAAGGGTGCTGAGAAG GTGTTTATAGCTCAGGAACAGATGTGCACAAAGAGACTGTGGATTTCTAATTCACCATGGACAGTCTCCTTCAGGTCCGAAACTAAAAGAAATCGATTCATTGTGCGTCTCGCAGAGAATCTGAAATCAGAAGACTATAAGAGAAGGGAGAAAGTACTGACAGTGTACTTCTTGTCGACTGAGATTCCAGTCTGGCTCATGTTCTTTGCGCTGGGTGTTTCGTCAGACAAAGAAGCCATGGATTTAATTGCTTTCGATGGTGATGATGCAAACATTACCAACAGTCTCATAGCTTCTATCCATGAAGCTGATGCAATTTGTGAAGCTTTTCGCTGTGGGAACAATGCTCTAGCATATGTTGAACAGCAGATTAAAAGCACCAAGTTCCCTCCTCTTGAAAGTGTGGATGACTGCCTCCGCCTGTATTTGTTTCCAGGCCTCcaaggtttgaagaagaaagcCCGTTTCCTGGGCTATATGGTGAAGTGCCTTCTCAGCGCATATGCGGGGAAAAGAAACTGTGAAAACAGGGATAGTTTCCGGAACAAGCGAATTGAGCTCGCTGGAGAACTGTTGGAGCGGGAGATAAGGGTGCATCTGGCACATGCCAGAAGAACCATGACCAAGAACATGCAGAAACACCTCGCAGGGGATGGTGATTTGAAGCCTATTGAGCATTATTTGGATGCTTCCATTATCACAAATGGGCTTACTAGAGCCTTCTCCACTGGAGCATGGTCTCATCCTTTCAGGAAGATGGAAAGGGTTTCAGGTGTTGTAGCTAATCTGGGTCGTGCAAATCCATTGCAGACTCTGATTGATCTGAGGAGAACGCGACAGCAAGTCCTATATACCGGCAAGGTTGGAGATGCTAGATATCC GCATCCGTCTCACTGGGGCAGAGTATGCTTTTTATCAACTCCAGATGGTGAAAATTGTGGTCTTGTGAAGAACATGTCTCTTCTTGGACTTGTTAGCACTCAAACTTTGGAGCCTGTGGTGGAAAAGCTCTTTGATTGTGGAATGGAAGAGCTGATGGATGATACCAGCACACCATTGTGTGGCAAACATAAAGTTCTTTTCAATGGAGACTGGATTGGATTATGTTCAGATTCTGAATACTTTGTCGCGGAGTTAAAGAGCAGGCGGCGCCGAAGTGAATTACCTCGTGAG ATGGAAATTAAACGAGATAAAGATGACAATGAGGTGAGAATTTTCACTGACGCTGGTAGACTACTCCGACCTCTCTTGGTTGTGGAAAATCTCCACAAGTTGAAGCAAGACAAACCGAGACAGTATTCTTTTGAGCATCTTCTTGACCAAGGGATTCTTGAGTTGATcgggattgaagaagaagaagactgtaaTACAGCATGGGGAATCAAACAGCTTCTGAAGGAACCAAATAATTACACGCATTGCGAATTAGACTTGTCATTCCTGTTGGGTGTGAGCTGTGCAATTGTCCCATTTGCAAACCACGATCATGGGAGAAGAGTTCTCTACCAGTCCCAGAAGCATTGCCAACAAGCCATTGGTTTCTCATCAACGAACCCTAACACCCGCTGCGATACACTGTCCCAGCAGCTGTTCTATCCCCAGAAGCCACTTTTCAAGACATTGGCGTCGGAGTGTCTTAAAAAAGAAGTGCTGTTTAATGGCCAGAACGCAATTGTTGCTGTGAATGTTCATCTCGGGTACAACCAAGAGGATTCCATTGTGATGAACAAGGCTTCACTGGAACGTGGTATGTTCCGTTCAGAGCAGATTAGAAGCTACAAATCAGAGGTTGATAGCAAAGACtcggagaagaggaagaagatggatgagCTTGTTCAGTTTGGAAAGACACACAGCAAAATCGGCAAAGTAGACAGCCTTGATGATGACGGGTTTCCTATCATTGGTGCTAACATGAGCACTGGCGATATTGTCATTGGCAGATGCACCGAGTCTGGGGCTGATCACAGTATAAAGCTCAAGCACACTGAGAGAGGAATTGTGCAAAAAGTGGTATTATCATCTAATGATGAGGGGAAGAATTTTGCTGCGGTTTCTCTGAGACAG GTTCGTTCTCCATGCCTTGGAGATAAGTTTTCCAGTATGCATGGGCAGAAAGGTGTTTTAGGCTATGTAGAGGAACAGGAGAATTTTCCATTCACGATCCAAGGCATAGTTCCTGATATTGTGATAAACCCGCACGCTTTCCCTTCTAGGCAAACACCGGGTCAACTCTTGGAGGCTGCTCTCTCCAAAGGAATCGCTTGTCCTATACAAAAGAAGGAGGGTAGCTCTGCTGCATACACCAAATTGATACGTCATGCTACTCCTTTCTCCACTCCGAGTGTCAGTGAAATCACTGAGCAGCTTCACAG gGCTGGCTTTTCAAGATGGGGGAACGAAAGGGTATACAACGGTAGAACTGGTGAGATGATGCGTTCTCTGATATTCATGGGCCCAACGTTCTACCAGCGACTTGTCCACATGTCAGAGGACAAAGTCAAGTTCAGGAACACAGGACCAGTCCACCCGCTCACACGGCAACCAGTGGCGNCAGATAGGAAAAGGTTCGGCGGAATAAAGTTTGGAGAAATGGAGCGAGACTGCCTAATAGCTCATGGTGCTTCCGCCAATTTGCATGAGCGTCTCTTCACTCTAAGTGACTCCTCTCAGATGCACATCTGCAGAAAATGCAAGACATATGCGAATGTGATCGAGAGGACTCCAAGCAGTGGAAGAAAGATCAGAGGGCCTTACTGCAGAGTGTGCGAATCCTCAGACCATGTGGTTAGGGTGTATGTTCCTTATGGAGCTAAGCTTCTGTGTCAGGAGCTGTTCAGCATGGGCATCACTCTCAACTTCGACACCAAGCTCTGCTAG